A window of Hymenobacter aerilatus contains these coding sequences:
- a CDS encoding extracellular solute-binding protein yields MTPEQPVFRIAVRKFGPFESAMQKLWDGYCQHSGCQLAVEMVPMDLHPLHQSLLTNEGLLRGAWDVAHINTDWLLEAHTAGALENLTPYLQADPPAGFPKGWSSSLLGMQQYGDAVVGLPFHDGPECLIFRKDLFDSPVEQENFQRQHGRPLEPPTTWAELQTVAQFFHRPAENLYGLVAAGYPDGHNTVFDFCLQLWTRGGQLLDEQGRVVIDSEAAREGLSYYRQLLQDQAAIHPQSMQYESVQAGQAFARGEAALMINWFGFAAVCDVDEACPVRSKVDITSIPRGEGLQGRSASLNVYWLYAIGAGSKHKDVAYDFMRYATRPENDKLLTLEGGIGCRISTWHDAEINALVPYYHKLEMLHQQAESLPQKANWAQIATIIDEVVLQAINSDTPTAELLAAGQRNINLLDHVFCSTMFKINDIEVPYLPVLPEKPLPIVIIGAGGIVHDAHLPAYRKAGFEVVGITNRTRARAEKLAAEWGIPHVYDSVAEAVAHAPADAVYDITIMPEQFVATLEQLPDGCGVLIQKPMGDYFWQTQEILEVCRRKKLAAAINCQLRFAPYVSAAREMIRQGLIGELYDMEVRVTLETPWELFPHVMVHPRLEIQYHSIHYIDLLRSFLGEPSSVMAKTLRHPAKALSSSRSTILFDYGDTMHAVINTNHDHSFGPENQESFIKWEGTKGAIKARMGLLMNYPHGVPDKFEYCLMREGETPTWHTVELEGSWFPDAFMGTMGSLMRYKQGEIDVLPTSVEDVIKTMAVVEAAYASSDAGKASPPGPRRNA; encoded by the coding sequence ATGACGCCTGAGCAGCCGGTTTTCCGCATTGCGGTGCGCAAATTTGGTCCGTTTGAAAGTGCCATGCAGAAGCTGTGGGACGGCTACTGCCAGCACTCCGGCTGTCAGCTGGCCGTCGAGATGGTGCCCATGGACCTGCACCCGCTGCACCAAAGCCTGCTCACCAACGAAGGCCTGCTACGCGGGGCTTGGGACGTGGCCCACATCAACACCGATTGGCTGCTGGAAGCCCACACCGCCGGCGCCCTCGAAAACCTGACGCCCTACCTGCAAGCCGACCCGCCCGCCGGTTTTCCGAAGGGGTGGAGCTCGTCGCTGCTAGGGATGCAGCAGTACGGCGACGCGGTAGTGGGCCTACCCTTCCACGACGGCCCCGAGTGTCTTATCTTCCGCAAAGACCTGTTTGATAGCCCGGTTGAGCAGGAAAACTTTCAGCGCCAGCACGGCCGCCCCTTGGAGCCGCCTACTACCTGGGCCGAGCTGCAAACCGTAGCGCAGTTCTTCCACCGCCCCGCCGAAAACCTGTACGGCCTAGTAGCTGCCGGCTACCCCGACGGCCACAACACAGTATTCGATTTTTGTCTGCAACTCTGGACCCGCGGCGGGCAGCTGCTCGACGAACAAGGCCGCGTCGTTATCGACTCGGAAGCGGCGCGGGAAGGCCTTTCCTACTACCGCCAGTTGCTGCAAGACCAAGCGGCCATTCACCCACAGTCCATGCAGTACGAATCGGTGCAGGCGGGGCAGGCCTTTGCGCGGGGAGAAGCGGCCCTGATGATTAACTGGTTTGGCTTCGCGGCGGTGTGCGATGTGGACGAGGCTTGTCCGGTGCGCAGCAAGGTGGACATTACCAGCATTCCGCGCGGCGAAGGCTTGCAAGGTCGTTCGGCTTCGCTGAACGTGTATTGGCTGTATGCCATCGGCGCAGGTAGCAAGCACAAAGACGTAGCTTACGACTTCATGCGCTACGCTACCCGGCCCGAAAACGATAAGCTGCTGACGCTGGAAGGTGGCATCGGCTGCCGTATTTCTACCTGGCACGACGCCGAAATAAACGCCCTGGTGCCCTACTACCACAAGCTGGAAATGCTGCACCAGCAGGCCGAGAGCTTGCCGCAGAAAGCCAATTGGGCGCAGATAGCCACTATCATCGACGAGGTGGTGCTACAGGCCATCAACTCCGACACGCCCACGGCCGAGCTGCTGGCCGCCGGGCAACGCAACATCAATCTGCTCGACCATGTTTTCTGCTCGACCATGTTTAAGATCAACGATATCGAGGTTCCCTATCTGCCGGTGCTGCCCGAAAAGCCGCTGCCCATCGTCATCATCGGGGCGGGCGGCATTGTGCACGACGCGCATTTGCCGGCCTACCGCAAGGCGGGCTTCGAGGTAGTCGGCATCACGAATCGCACCCGCGCCCGCGCCGAAAAGCTGGCCGCCGAGTGGGGCATTCCGCACGTGTACGACTCGGTAGCCGAGGCCGTAGCCCACGCGCCCGCCGATGCCGTGTACGACATCACCATCATGCCCGAGCAGTTTGTGGCCACCTTGGAGCAGCTGCCGGACGGCTGCGGCGTGCTGATTCAGAAGCCCATGGGCGACTACTTCTGGCAGACCCAGGAGATTCTGGAAGTGTGCCGCCGCAAGAAGCTGGCCGCTGCTATTAACTGCCAGCTGCGGTTTGCGCCCTACGTGAGTGCCGCCCGCGAGATGATTCGGCAAGGCCTCATCGGTGAGCTGTACGACATGGAAGTGCGCGTGACGCTGGAAACGCCCTGGGAGCTGTTTCCGCACGTGATGGTGCACCCGCGCCTGGAAATTCAGTACCACAGCATCCACTACATCGACCTGCTTCGCTCCTTCCTGGGCGAGCCAAGTAGCGTGATGGCCAAAACGCTACGGCACCCAGCCAAGGCGCTGTCGTCGTCGCGCTCCACGATTTTGTTTGACTACGGCGACACCATGCACGCCGTCATCAACACCAACCACGACCACTCCTTCGGTCCCGAAAACCAGGAAAGCTTCATCAAGTGGGAAGGCACGAAAGGCGCCATTAAAGCCCGCATGGGCCTGCTGATGAACTACCCTCACGGCGTGCCCGATAAGTTTGAGTACTGCCTGATGCGCGAAGGTGAAACGCCTACCTGGCACACCGTAGAGCTGGAAGGCTCCTGGTTCCCCGATGCGTTTATGGGCACCATGGGCAGCCTGATGCGCTACAAGCAAGGAGAAATCGACGTGCTGCCGACCAGTGTGGAGGACGTTATCAAGACCATGGCGGTGGTAGAAGCGGCTTATGCGTCCAGTGATGCTGGCAAGGCCTCACCCCCCGGCCCCCGAAGAAATGCTTGA
- the fucP gene encoding L-fucose:H+ symporter permease, whose protein sequence is MALPTTAPVPAATGAAQQRTYLLPFILVVCLFFLWGMAHNLDSILIPHLKKACQLNNRQSTLVDTAVFLAYFLMAIPAGVLLKKLGYKFSIIIGLLAFAGGAFLFLPAADARSYGLFLTALFIIGCGLTILETAANPYATVLGPPESATSRLNLAASFNGLAALVAPIIGTNLILSGKEYTPEQLAAMTDAARTAYLNAEAAAVKTPYLVLGCILVAVAVLFYFSSLPEIKASESEPSQGGFFAVLKHRHLTWAVVAQFFYVGAQVCVTSFFIRMAKQGGGLDEKTAGYYLGLYGLLFMGGRFIGTALLKYVSSQRLLSIYAVAAVALCAVAVFGDGAYVIYALGGLGFFMSIMFPTIFALGIAGLGDDTKQGSSWLVMSIVGGAILPYLMGTVIDLQGDNTQAGYVVPLACFLVVLLFGQYGYRVRGRVV, encoded by the coding sequence ATGGCCCTACCCACCACCGCGCCCGTGCCAGCCGCTACCGGCGCCGCACAACAGCGCACCTATCTGCTGCCGTTTATTCTGGTTGTTTGCCTATTCTTCTTGTGGGGCATGGCGCACAATCTGGATTCCATTCTGATTCCGCACTTGAAAAAGGCGTGTCAGCTCAACAACCGGCAGTCGACGCTGGTGGATACGGCCGTGTTTCTGGCGTATTTTCTGATGGCTATTCCGGCCGGGGTGCTGCTTAAAAAACTGGGGTATAAGTTCAGCATTATTATAGGGTTGCTGGCGTTTGCGGGGGGCGCGTTCCTGTTTCTCCCGGCCGCCGATGCCCGCTCCTACGGCTTGTTTCTGACGGCCCTGTTCATCATCGGCTGCGGGCTGACCATCCTGGAAACGGCTGCCAACCCTTATGCTACCGTGCTGGGCCCGCCCGAATCGGCCACGAGTCGGCTGAACCTGGCAGCGTCGTTCAACGGGCTGGCGGCGCTGGTAGCGCCCATTATCGGCACCAACCTGATTTTGTCAGGCAAGGAATACACGCCCGAGCAGCTGGCCGCCATGACTGACGCGGCCCGCACGGCTTACCTGAACGCCGAAGCAGCAGCCGTGAAGACGCCCTACCTCGTGCTGGGCTGCATTCTGGTGGCGGTGGCGGTGCTGTTCTACTTCTCGTCTTTGCCCGAAATCAAGGCCTCTGAAAGCGAGCCGTCGCAGGGCGGTTTCTTCGCCGTGCTAAAGCACCGGCACCTGACCTGGGCTGTGGTAGCGCAATTTTTTTACGTGGGCGCGCAGGTGTGCGTCACCAGCTTTTTCATCCGGATGGCCAAGCAGGGCGGCGGCCTCGATGAGAAAACTGCTGGCTACTACCTCGGGCTGTATGGGCTACTATTCATGGGTGGCCGCTTCATTGGTACGGCCTTGCTGAAGTACGTTTCCTCCCAACGGCTGCTCTCCATCTACGCCGTGGCGGCCGTGGCGCTGTGTGCCGTGGCGGTATTCGGCGACGGCGCCTACGTGATTTACGCGCTGGGCGGGCTGGGCTTCTTCATGAGCATCATGTTCCCCACGATTTTCGCCCTGGGCATTGCCGGCCTCGGCGACGACACCAAGCAGGGTTCCTCCTGGCTGGTGATGTCCATTGTGGGCGGCGCCATCCTACCCTACCTCATGGGCACCGTCATTGATTTGCAAGGCGACAATACCCAGGCCGGCTACGTGGTGCCGCTGGCGTGCTTTCTGGTGGTGCTGCTCTTTGGGCAATATGGGTATCGGGTGCGGGGAAGGGTGGTGTAG
- a CDS encoding MaoC/PaaZ C-terminal domain-containing protein, translating into MYFKSTFFEDYTLSDKRVTLGRTITETDFVVHAGHTGDFFPHHLDAEWCKTQPFGQRIAHGTMIFAIGIGLTASEINPEAFSKGYDRLRFVKPVHIGDTIHSEVTISAKEEGKKPGFGTVTEHVEVINQHGEVVLACDHLLVVKLRN; encoded by the coding sequence ATGTACTTCAAATCCACCTTCTTCGAGGACTATACCCTGAGCGACAAACGCGTGACGCTCGGCCGCACCATCACCGAAACCGACTTCGTGGTGCATGCCGGCCACACCGGCGACTTCTTCCCACACCACCTCGATGCTGAGTGGTGCAAAACGCAGCCCTTCGGCCAACGCATTGCCCACGGCACCATGATTTTCGCCATCGGCATTGGCCTAACGGCTTCAGAAATCAACCCCGAAGCCTTTTCAAAGGGCTACGACCGGCTGCGGTTCGTGAAACCGGTGCACATCGGCGACACCATCCACTCGGAAGTTACTATTTCGGCCAAAGAGGAAGGCAAGAAGCCCGGCTTCGGCACCGTTACCGAGCACGTGGAAGTCATCAACCAGCACGGCGAAGTAGTGCTGGCCTGTGACCACCTGCTCGTTGTGAAACTTAGAAACTAG